The DNA region TACATTTCAGACTTGATCTCCCTAGATGCTTTAAGAATCCTTTCACAATGGACATCAATGCTACTTGTGCACTACCTCCTTAACACTTCTCATCCTATTGAATTTGCGAATGAAAATTCAGTGAGTTAATTCTTCAGTGTCGATGGGCCTCTTCTGTGAGGTTTAGGCCAGCCCCCTAAAGATGGATAGAAAGGACAGAACCTGGAGGAGGTCTCAAccgcccctcacccccacccccacaaacacacaccctgGTCTGTGACGGAAGGCCATACTTCCAGACAGATTTGGCAGGGGACAGAAAAGCAAGATGCGGTTTGTCGCTTTAATCTCTAACTCCGTCTCTCCGGAAAAGCCGCGTTCCCACAAAGACACCAGGCCTGCCTAAACTACTTGGCAGCTGCATACTTTGTTCCTTTAAAAATCCCCCAAGCGTGCACTGCGGGTTGCTTCAGGTGCAGCGGCCAGGCGGCTCACAACAGTTTGACAGTTATCTCTCAAATTTAGGAAGTGCGCCTCTCTTGGTCACTAAAGCCACAGGTCTATGAAGCGACCATTTAAACGCAGACCTTCCACCTTCTTTGCGCGGCCAAACAAGTACCTGGGCGACCACGCCAGAGAATATCTCCCAACACCACATCAGAGCGTAGAAACTTGGAACCTGGCGACCAAGTTCACCAACTGCGCCTGCGCAAAGCGGCCTTGTCGTtctccttgccccccccccccccgcagcgaAGTCGGGGAGGCgagagaggaagggcagggccCCGCCGCGAGGGGCGGGGCTTAGAGGCTCGTCGCGTTTACGCAAAGGGCGCGACTGCGTGCTGCGTCGTTACATTTGAAACTGGTGGCGGGGAACTGCTGTGGACCGCCGCCGTCTGGGTCTGCGGAGCGGAAGCGCGCGTTGGCGTCCGTGGGTCTGGCCATGGCGCGACAGCTAGCCCGGGAGCAGGGTATCACCCTGCGCGGGAGCGCTGAAATTGTGGCCGAGTTCTTCTGTGAGTCTTCCTGGCGCTCGGCGGAGGGTGGGGATACCTGAGGCCTGGCGGCGCGGGAGGCCTACGGCTCGGCCTCGCGGACCCCTGAAGCCTTGGCCGCTGCAGGCCTTCTGCTGCCCGGGAGGAGTGTGGGGAGAGGAGATGCGGACGCTTGTGCGGTCTCTATGCTGATGCTACAGGGGGAGGCCTAGGTGCCCCTGAGGCCTGCCTCCGGGCCTAGCCTCTAACGGAGCGAAATGCTTCTTTAATATGTTGATGCCTCCCCCCATTCTCCCCCCATATTTCACCACCCACCCCGCCCTCCTCCTAGAGGCTTGGGACACCAAATGAGCGCGTGTGTTTCCACCTAGACTCCACCCTCAGCCCAGGTGTGGGAGCTGTACTTCCTCAAAGAACAGtgaggaggaaaaagagggagaggctAGCCGGACGCAGTGGACCAGAAACTCATTCACGTGTTTTCTGGGTCGCAAAAGTCTAGTTTGGCGTCTTCTGAACACATAATCTGAACTTGGGCTTGCCTTACAATACGGTAAAATTGGGAAGTGGTAGGTTAAGGCAGTttggcatttttcttttgtttagttGTCTCTTGGTAACaagattttaaggatttttaaaaatacttatttttttgaatggcctggaccaagctgaagcctggagcctgaaactccgTCCTAGTTTCCCACAGCTAGCAAGGACCcaggcatttgggtcattttttactgccttcccagggcacattCTCAGAAAGAAGGCTGGGAAGTAGAACAGGACTTGGActagcactctagtatgggatgtcCTGCGTCACAGGCACTGAGTTAACCTGCACCATAAGGCAGACCTGAATTAAAGGATGTTGATGGCACTCTGATTACTTTGGTTTCCACGAGATATAATAAATGTGTGTaaccattttcagttttttaagagTAATGAAACTAGTCACATTTAAACATACTTTATTTTCCATTGGTACAAAAGGACAATGACTTAcatgtttgttttgctttcagcATTTGGCATCAACAGCATTTTGTATCAGCGTGGCATATATCCATCTGAAACCTTTACTCGAGTGCAGAAGTATGGACTCACCTTGCTTGTAACTACTGATCCTGAGCTTATCAAATACCTAAATAATGTGGTGGAACAACTAAAAGGTATTTAATCATTGGAAAAaattccagtgttgcaggcattcCTAGAGCTACATTTTCTATCATGCTAAATGGCCTTTTTCAGCTTCCTATATCaaagtattaattttttaaaaaaaacaaccatCTCAAATATAGTGATTCTCAATTGGGAGGAAGCAAATAATAGTGATTGAAGTAGATTGGTAGAAACCCtatccacccccctccccacacacacacactacattttAAGTGGGCTGGATATTTTACTTTCAGAAACCTTACACAGCCTTAACAAAACAGTTAGCATCAAATCCCTTTGAAATAGCTTTTGCAGGTAATGTGGCCAGGGGAACAACATGGAATTTTGCATGATCCCAATGGCATTCATTATCTATTTAAGAAAATGTACGGTATATGTTCTTATATGGTATGTTGGTTTTCTGTAACTGGCGTCTATAAAGTTGTTAGATTAagatcaaggaaaataaaaatgaatgcaactagGGAAGTAaacttcaaaaatagaaaaaagaataattactCAATAGATATCCAGTagagttttcttatttttcaaccACTTCCATTTGTTagaaaaattcacaaatttttCTGTGTGAACACTTGCTTTAGCTCAAGAAATTGTATTCCTTGTTGGATCAAAACTTGATCTccatttgtttggttttttaCCTACTTCGGGAACTCTTATTAGTTTCTCTGCCTAgggtttttatttctaattttctatgTTGTAGTGTGTTTCTCTCAATTTGGCTTCCCATGTTATTTCCAAAGAGTGCTAcagtaactaaatattttttttgaggggaagggaatttttaaattcagaaatcctttttttctcaaattttttagTTCAATTATAGCTtcatgctttataattttcattgtattttcatgaactttgtttttaaagtgccctgttgatgggcatctgaaTTTTGTTACCATGTTATCTCTCTTTCAAGCTACATTATCCCCTagataatatgtaaatatttaactgCCATTCATATATACAATATTAAAATCCTTCAATACTTATAGAGGTTAATTGGATGTATTCTCTAGAACAAGGTTTCCCAGCTTTGGTGCTATTGAGGTTTTgagctaaatttttatttttttttattttttatttttttttggtgtaaGGTCCTTTCCTGTATATTTAACAACATTGTCCCTTGTTGACCTATACCTACCAGATGTGAGTAACGTCCTTTACAGTGGCAGCCAAAAATGTCTCAGTGTATTGCCATGGGGCTAAAATTGCTGTTGATTGATAAGTTTCTCTAGTACATTAGTGTTGTCAGAATAGCAGAATGAGACTTCTCTTCTCAAGTGTTGGCAGGAAACATCAATAAGATCAAACTGCCCCTCCCAAAATTGTAACCAAAATTCAGGCTAAATCACTCAGTAGTCAGGTCATTTGGCCTATAATACCTAGGCATGGATCTGAGTCTGTTAATTGTTGTGGGAAAGCAAGCCTCACCTATATCACTATTTTTGTAGGTTGTCTCTTTTGACACCAGTAACAATTTACCTCATGTATCGGTAGCATCCtagttaatttcttctttttattttagtaaaattgAGGAACTGTTCTTCCACAGAAGTAATTTATTCAGTTTGTTTTGAATCCTAGTTTCTTCCTGACCTTTGTAGAGACtatattctatttctttacaCTTGTATTTTCTGCTTTGATTTGAATTGTTCCtatttctttcatctctccacttttgaaaaaaagaacaaattactaCCTACCCCAAATCTTCTTCAGGTTGTCACTCAGTTTTctctttgataaaataaaaaattgttgaTATGGGCCAGGCATTAGCAAGGCCCACAGACTTGATCCAATAGGTGACCTGTTCTTATGCTGCACACAAGCTAAGaggatttttatattaaaaattttaagtgttagaAAGTtattttctggggccggcgccatggctcacttggttagtcctccgcctgcggtgctggcatcccatatgggctgggttctagtcccggttgcttctcttccagtctagctctctgctgtggcccaggagggcagtggaggatggcccaagtgcttaggctcctgcatccacgtgggagaccaggaagaggcacctggctcctggcttcagatcagcgcagctccggctgtagcggccatttggggagtgaaccaacggaaggaagacctttctctctgtctctctcactgtctaattctgcctgtcaaataaaaaaattaaaaagttattttctatCACTACTTAGAAAAAAAACTTTGCTGTTTCTCAAATATGTCATTCAAATTCCAATACTCATTGCTGAACCAAAGGCCCTCTTCTCTCCTTATAGTCTCTCTCTGGATCTGTCTCTGGGTTATCAGTGACTTACACATAGCTTTATATCCTTTATGTGGCCAATTCACAAATTTTATCTGAGCCAAGTCTCACATTACTCCAGACCTACAAATCTTTATGTGGCTAATGCATACTTCTATACTCAGCATAGTAAAAGCTAAATTTAGGATCATCATTAAAATTGGTACTGTCTCACTCTCCTCTCAATGAGTACCTGAACTGTTCAACCAAAAATATGTCAGAAACTTGTGAACCATCCCCCAAATTTTCCTCCTTCCTTGTTTCCATAGCTAGTCCAGTAAATCTTAACAATTTGAGTCTTGAAATCTCTTTAATCTACTACCACACCTTTATTAGTTTATCTTCTTATAAGGTTATTTGGCCCACAATACTTTGCATGAAGTGTGCTATTCATTCTTTGCTTTTTGGAGTTTGTGCTGGCTGCTTAAAGTCTCTGTTCACTATGTTTTTGTATTTAAAGCTTGtaccttctttcttttccttttgtaagTTTAATGCCATTAATCCTTAGAGCTAAGCTAAAGCCTTTGACCTCTTTGAGTGGgtcacattttctattttatgcCCTCATTTTACCATGTGTCTCTCACAGCAGCCATCACAATTATAATCTTACATTTATTAGTGTGATGATTTCATGAGTGACTGATCCTGTAGTCTTACCTTGTGTAAGGATGTTTACTGCTCTGTTCTTATCCAGTATTTTCTGTGGTGCAATTACTGAGAACTTGAAAACAAGAGTTTGACTACCACAGTGAGTCTTCTTGCCTTTAAGGAGGTGGTAAATAAGAGTGGTGGGAATTTGCAGAGATCAAATGTGGGACCTGAGAAGGGAATTGCTTTGCAATGCAGTGGACCACAAAAGATGTCCTGTAATGTTTTGCAGATTGGTTATACAAATGTTCAGTTCAGAAACTGGTAGTAGTCATCTCAAATATTGAAAGTGGTGAGGTCCTTGAAAGGTGGCAGTTTGATATTGAATGTGACAAGACTGCAAAAGTTGACAGGTAAGTAGGAATTAAATTATtcccattttgaaaaattttttcagAAATGCTTTTATTACTATATGAGTTCTTATCATAtggaaatattttgataaaaattcttACT from Oryctolagus cuniculus chromosome 8, mOryCun1.1, whole genome shotgun sequence includes:
- the MAD2L1 gene encoding mitotic spindle assembly checkpoint protein MAD2A, with the protein product MARQLAREQGITLRGSAEIVAEFFSFGINSILYQRGIYPSETFTRVQKYGLTLLVTTDPELIKYLNNVVEQLKDWLYKCSVQKLVVVISNIESGEVLERWQFDIECDKTAKVDSAPREKSQKVIQDEIRSVIRQITATVTFLPLLEVSCSFDLLIYTDKDLVVPEKWEESGPQFITNSEEVRLRSFTTTIHKVNSMVAYKIPVND